TGACCCTGGCGTGGGAAGCCTTGCCGAGCGTGGTGCTGGTCGAACGCGAGCTACCAGATGGCAGCGGCCGCGACGTCGTCACCCGCCTTCGGGGCCGCAGTGCCGTCCCGATCCTGGTGCTGACGGCCCGGGCTGTCGTGGAAGAAACAGTGGAACTGCTGGCGCTTGGGGCCGATGATGTGCTGGTTAAGCCCGTGGCCGTGCCGGAGGTGGTCGCCCGGATTGGGGTGCACGTGCGGCGACCGCACCATCTACACGACGAGCGACTGGTGCACCGTGGCCTGGTCATCTGGCCCCACCGGCACCTGGTGACGGTGCATGGGGAGGTGTTGGCGCTCACCGAAACCGAGCGCGTGATCCTGGTGGCGCTGCTGCGACGGCAGGGTCACATCCTGTCGCGGACCGATCTCGCGCACGCCGTTTGGGGCGGGCACGAGATGCCCACGTACAGCAATGTGCTCGATGTCCACCTCAATAATCTCCGGGCCAAACTGACCGCGGTGAACCTGCCCGGCATGATCCGCACGGTGCGCCATGTGGGATATGTCATTCGCCGGGAGTCGGAAGACCACCTGGGGTGACGACAGGGTGG
The DNA window shown above is from Deinococcus ruber and carries:
- a CDS encoding response regulator transcription factor, giving the protein MPRRDILLIAHDSQLAEPLHAALEDAGYHVRAAASVMSGLTLAWEALPSVVLVERELPDGSGRDVVTRLRGRSAVPILVLTARAVVEETVELLALGADDVLVKPVAVPEVVARIGVHVRRPHHLHDERLVHRGLVIWPHRHLVTVHGEVLALTETERVILVALLRRQGHILSRTDLAHAVWGGHEMPTYSNVLDVHLNNLRAKLTAVNLPGMIRTVRHVGYVIRRESEDHLG